One Aegilops tauschii subsp. strangulata cultivar AL8/78 chromosome 7, Aet v6.0, whole genome shotgun sequence genomic window carries:
- the LOC109753632 gene encoding probable carboxylesterase 8 — translation MSTIPVAKAVAAPSVQEIKQSREEPMGDLMVADVDAAARPPPSKSDNLFMQIAVHPDGAVTRPVVPTIPASDAGSGAAVFSRDVPLDTSLGTYIRLYLPNPVPSSTKLPVILYFHGGGFVVFNADTAFYHASCEAMAAAVPAIVASLDYRLAPEHRLPAAYDDAVAAVMWLRDVAPQDPWIAEHGDLAWCFVMGSSSGGNMAFNAGVRTKGIDLSPVAVRGLLLHQPYLGGVERTPSEERSEDDFMVPLEANDKLWSLALPLGADRDHEFSNPEKAVAQEAVVGLPRCLVSGSDGDPLIDRQRGFATWLRDSGVEVVAKTDGSGFHAAELFVPEKAEEMFALVRDFVSAGSDA, via the coding sequence ATGTCCACCATCCCAGTCGCCAAAGCTGTAGCCGCACCGAGTGTGCAAGAGATAAAGCAAAGCCGCGAGGAACCCATGGGCGATCTCATGGTCGCGGACGTTGATGCGGCTGCGCGGCCGCCGCCGTCCAAGTCGGACAACCTCTTCATGCAGATCGCCGTCCACCCGGACGGTGCCGTCACGCGGCCCGTCGTCCCCACCATCCCGGCTTCCGACGCCGGCAGCGGGGCGGCCGTCTTCAGCAGGGACGTGCCCCTCGACACCTCTCTTGGCACGTACATCCGGCTATACCTCCCCAACCCCGTCCCGTCGTCGACGAAGCTCCCCGTCATCCTCTACTTCCACGGCGGCGGCTTCGTTGTCTTCAACGCCGACACCGCCTTCTACCACGCCTCCTGCGAGGCCATGGCGGCGGCCGTACCGGCCATCGTCGCCTCCCTCGACTACCGCCTCGCACCCGAGCACCGCCTGCCCGCCGCCTATGACGACGCCGTCGCGGCCGTGATGTGGCTCCGTGACGTGGCGCCCCAGGACCCCTGGATCGCCGAGCACGGCGACCTCGCCTGGTGCTTCGTCATGGGCAGCAGCTCCGGCGGGAACATGGCGTTCAACGCCGGCGTCCGGACCAAGGGCATCGATCTGAGCCCCGTCGCGGTGCGCGGGCTCCTGCTGCACCAGCCGTACCTCGGCGGCGTCGAGCGGACGCCGTCCGAGGAGAGGTCGGAGGACGACTTCATGGTGCCGCTGGAGGCCAACGACAAGCTCTGGAGCCTCGCACTGCCGCTGGGCGCGGACCGCGACCACGAGTTCAGCAATCCGGAAAAGGCGGTGGCACAGGAAGCCGTGGTCGGCCTGCCGCGGTGCCTGGTGTCCGGGAGCGACGGCGACCCACTGATCGACAGGCAGAGAGGGTTCGCCACGTGGCTGCGGGACAGTGGCGTGGAGGTCGTCGCCAAGACGGACGGCTCCGGGTTCCACGCTGCGGAGCTCTTCGTGCCAGAGAAGGCCGAGGAGATGTTCGCGCTGGTTCGCGATTTCGTATCCGCTGGCAGCGATGCTTGA